The following proteins are co-located in the Anopheles merus strain MAF unplaced genomic scaffold, AmerM5.1 LNR4000175, whole genome shotgun sequence genome:
- the LOC121601772 gene encoding uncharacterized protein LOC121601772 translates to MRVRYNQNLLELVSLNGTVNTARDDVDIGAVPVSSGALGLVSGGVKSTSLRLGGFRDGAFCELRSSSPGRELIGVATELFVRSGKPGGAVSNVVCVLALVAWNAARTSFLTASKASVRRQSNSPRSSSFRFERAASIPLSENSLLARDSLQLVQIQRVCESGRFSSDMTTSHTLKQPKWSSTGGAGFGHDEEETNDNTLTHARLSVYDPGTMRF, encoded by the exons ATGCGGGTAAGGTATAACCAAAACCTATTAGAGTTAGTATCACTTAATGGGACTGTCAACACGGCACGAGACGATGTTGATATAGGCGCTGTACCCGTGAGCAGTGGGGCATTAGGGTTGGTATCCGGCGGCGTAAAATCAACAAGCCTCCGCTTAGGTGGATTTCGGGATGGTGCGTTTTGTGAGTTACGATCGAGCTCACCGGGGCGAGAGCTTATAGGAGTGGCCACAGAATTATTCGTTAGAAGCGGTAAGCCAGGAGGGGCAGTAAGTAACGTAGTGTGCGTGTTAGCATTAGTTGCGTGGAACGCGGCTAGAACATCTTTCTTGACTGCGTCCAAGGCATCCGTGAGACGACAATCAAATTCTCCAAGAAGCTCCAGCTTCAGGTTTGAAAGAGCAGCTAGCATTCCATTAAGTGAAAATTCCTTACTGGCGCGTGATTCATTGCAGCTAGTGCAGATCCAAAGAGTTTGTGAGTCAGGACGTTTCAGCTCGGACATGACcacctcacacacactcaagcaGCCAAAGTG GAGCAGCACAGGAGGGGCAGGATTCGGCCATGATGAAGAAGAAACGAACGacaacacactaacacacgcgAGGTTGAGTGTATATGATCCCGGCACGATGCGGTTTTGA